A stretch of Eleutherodactylus coqui strain aEleCoq1 chromosome 2, aEleCoq1.hap1, whole genome shotgun sequence DNA encodes these proteins:
- the CALML4 gene encoding calmodulin-like protein 4 isoform X2: MYRQQKQEDPENEILVALLMTDRQKKGMIPLAELKAKLTRMGEKLTPEEVDDLFRDAEVGPDGMVKYEDFVKKITRPLPDY, encoded by the exons ATGTACCGTCAGCAGAAGCAGGAAGACCCAGAGAATGAGATCCTTGTAGCCCTGCTGATGACCGACAGGCAAAAGAAGGGAATGATCCCGCTGGCTGAGCTCAAGGCTAAACTAACGAGAATGGGAGAAAAGTTAACACCTGAGGAAG TGGATGACCTCTTTCGAGATGCAGAGGTGGGACCTGATGGAATGGTGAAGTACGAAGACTTTGTCAAGAAGATTACAAGACCGTTACCCGACTACTAA